A window from Methanobrevibacter sp. V74 encodes these proteins:
- a CDS encoding Ig-like domain repeat protein, whose protein sequence is MASISAIENNNDGLEISNENPIEISNHIQNNYENSEKILSKDSKINQTNHELLLEDDNYQNEILTKSFSNENKVQMQNNRGNDKLSNFLIDGTKIIISVNDTQKLETTGNITINMQFSFTVLEHTDEFKSHNITIYENDAIIKTLNIGEQNLPELGIVSIFGNSVKYNANVLFNYSVHDNSYLTTYLFGTYSNTLHFEKIKNIYVTNLNNTQINIDNIYFSNETWNNTINSLKKAIYYVKDNGTIFLNNINIIQDTTETIQINKNITITGKNVSFILEKTQTLLEIQPNTQVTFVNLTFIGNNHYIISNKGNLKLINCSFKDNSLGLISNNGELELENCKIEDINQFYQTRPTDNDGLIINTKTLKITNTAFNNNNHYLPYNYPTETTNLKGIIYSTGKLYANNVNFTNINYRIIYNDGEISLNNTLFENIISTSSRAIYIISTNQQLSEKYKYNNYKIQSISKTMNGGVIYNNNQSIVIDSRFENVVGSNGGVIYNNKDLTILNSTFQKITGSNGGVIYNNKDLTILNSTFQKITGNDGGTLYNNNSLTIINSTIHTTKGNAGGAIYNNNRLIIISSLINNTRCNNLLGGGAIYNKGECSIDSSIITKSGIGIHCKGGIYNDGTLTINNTIISECYGIDYFAAGVGVHNNGIMTISNSEIINNHAKSAVYDVKEVKQPNGQIFIYFINIDSGVISNSETGKATITKTIIKNNTITRGSNNNWAMYYGTIKNRGEMEITSCILDGNKPEDWDAFWGGEGSINIYNTGKLTYMYNYLLNTQYYTGSPHDPCSLLYNTMDGVCNINYNFYCLNPSSVIIHANPNYYFVPYFDEYVPIKLNETRNITLSLGLTNGVDYMVFNDWDKLLTPGLNTTITTIDENGEYKNITTLLKDKYTFSFNYTHVKGEYVIYSNILNFKSSALVDVGKEFAEMDVCYNNITYNDGNITFHVKINGNLTMQPTGNITLRYNNKKVILGLKDSECSFTIPDVLKPNNYTMWIDYGGDGEYFKILKRCFVFSVYKIPTNISVVAPEVKYGEEGQIIITISPGSAKLNGKLYVNGHFAKDASTQSMRILKIRRNVGVYNISVVFDSDEYYEGGVAYTTFIVSKWKTNLTLNVEDIGAGEDAIINLTIDPGDVRGEAKLSINGENITVFINNTVTPITITNLSNGTYHVSVFYPGDEKYDQSSASATFTVSMRTTALSVFISNDDLTGNVFVKTDYVDCTGEVRLYINNDMLIMNLTNGSCNFSVKFKRGVNYIYVHYGGDSHYSYASWNVTTFIEGKAVINCSCLDINEHEVGYYIIGLFDSEGNPYEHANLTVLFQNRTIYLTTDVNGIAKLPVVTSVGKYDVTVIYKNITKFDVITVKPAVMNVNIEDVIFGVSETIIVTLPVDATGNITFKIDGVVINKALVNGRVNVSISDLSLGEHDLVICYGGDCKYTNQTVSTKFSIKSHLSQIVVSASEFISYGEDIVVRATVTSGASGTVVFTLNNQVKILNLTGNQVSAVFRNIPAGEYLLSAKYNGDEIYQGSTNAVKVNVKKAKPSLMVNTSSLVLNKNIRIDAFLNVDAKGNVTFHIQGQYSPRNKTVSGGVSSWLISPLGKGSYNLIVTYCGDDNYESETISKILILNQIESVLKVSIASINEDDDLMVHVNLVDGYNRKITGDVVLEINGIIYKVVVVNGVGFRNLGEFKNGFYNFTATYQGSDSNAMAMAAGNFNVKLDNYRIFGNKDVIQYYGGYKNYKLRILNNNVPVKNAIVTIKINKRSVKVKSDGNGYVNLRLELKVGKYMITAIYKGVRVKNKIIVKPTLITKNKVVRKGKTLIYSAKLLDKKGVKLKYKRVVFKFKGRKYVVRTNNFGVAKIKLGSLKVGKYKIKTFYGGVKNTNVIKVKK, encoded by the coding sequence ATGGCTAGTATTAGTGCAATTGAAAACAATAATGATGGTTTGGAAATAAGTAATGAAAATCCTATTGAAATAAGTAACCATATACAAAATAATTATGAGAATTCTGAAAAAATATTATCAAAAGACTCTAAAATAAATCAAACTAACCATGAACTTTTATTAGAAGATGATAATTATCAAAATGAGATATTAACAAAATCCTTTAGCAATGAAAACAAAGTACAAATGCAAAATAATAGGGGCAATGATAAATTATCAAATTTCTTAATAGATGGTACGAAGATTATAATATCTGTAAATGATACACAAAAATTAGAAACAACTGGAAACATAACAATAAATATGCAATTCTCATTCACAGTATTGGAACATACTGACGAATTTAAATCACATAATATAACCATTTATGAAAACGATGCTATAATAAAAACACTAAACATAGGTGAACAAAATCTACCTGAATTAGGAATAGTCTCAATCTTTGGAAATAGTGTTAAGTATAATGCAAATGTATTATTCAATTATTCTGTACATGACAATAGTTATTTAACAACATATTTATTTGGAACATATTCTAACACTCTACATTTTGAAAAAATAAAAAATATTTATGTAACTAACTTAAACAACACTCAAATAAACATAGATAACATATATTTTTCTAATGAAACATGGAATAATACTATTAACTCTTTAAAAAAAGCCATATATTATGTAAAAGATAATGGAACCATATTTTTAAACAATATAAACATTATACAAGATACAACAGAAACAATACAAATAAATAAAAATATTACAATAACTGGGAAAAATGTTTCATTTATTTTAGAAAAAACACAAACATTATTGGAAATACAACCCAATACTCAAGTTACATTTGTCAATTTAACATTTATTGGTAACAACCACTACATTATTTCCAATAAAGGGAATTTAAAATTAATTAATTGCAGTTTTAAAGATAATAGTCTTGGTTTGATAAGTAATAATGGAGAATTAGAACTTGAAAATTGTAAAATCGAAGATATAAATCAATTCTACCAAACAAGACCAACAGACAATGACGGTTTGATAATCAACACTAAAACATTAAAAATCACAAATACTGCATTCAATAACAATAATCATTATTTGCCTTATAATTATCCAACTGAAACAACTAATTTAAAAGGAATAATATATAGTACTGGAAAATTATATGCCAATAATGTTAATTTCACCAATATCAACTACAGGATAATATATAATGATGGGGAAATTTCTCTAAATAATACTTTATTTGAAAATATAATCTCAACCAGCAGCCGAGCAATTTATATAATATCTACTAATCAACAATTAAGTGAAAAATACAAATACAACAACTACAAAATACAAAGCATCAGTAAAACAATGAATGGTGGAGTGATATACAATAATAATCAATCTATTGTTATTGATTCTAGGTTTGAAAATGTAGTTGGAAGTAATGGGGGTGTAATATACAACAACAAGGATTTGACAATATTAAACTCCACATTCCAGAAAATTACAGGAAGTAATGGGGGTGTAATATACAACAACAAGGATTTGACAATATTAAACTCCACATTCCAGAAAATTACAGGAAATGATGGAGGAACATTATACAATAATAATTCCTTGACTATTATAAATTCAACAATTCACACAACCAAGGGCAACGCTGGGGGAGCAATATACAATAATAATCGGTTAATTATTATAAGTTCACTGATTAATAACACACGATGCAATAATTTGTTGGGGGGTGGAGCAATATATAATAAAGGAGAATGTAGTATTGACAGTTCGATTATTACTAAATCAGGAATTGGAATTCATTGTAAAGGGGGAATTTATAATGATGGAACATTAACAATAAATAATACAATAATAAGTGAATGCTATGGGATAGATTATTTTGCTGCTGGTGTTGGAGTACACAATAATGGAATAATGACAATATCAAATAGTGAAATCATCAATAACCATGCTAAAAGTGCAGTATATGATGTAAAAGAGGTAAAACAACCAAATGGACAAATATTCATATATTTCATTAATATCGATAGTGGAGTAATTTCCAATAGTGAAACCGGAAAAGCCACAATAACAAAAACAATAATAAAAAACAACACCATAACTAGAGGAAGCAATAATAATTGGGCCATGTATTATGGTACAATCAAAAATAGGGGAGAAATGGAAATAACAAGTTGTATTCTTGATGGCAATAAACCGGAAGACTGGGATGCTTTTTGGGGTGGTGAAGGTTCAATAAACATTTACAACACTGGAAAGTTAACATATATGTACAATTACCTGCTAAACACACAATATTATACTGGAAGCCCTCATGACCCATGCAGTTTGTTATATAATACTATGGATGGAGTATGCAATATTAATTATAATTTCTACTGTTTGAATCCGTCTAGTGTTATTATACATGCGAATCCTAATTATTATTTTGTTCCTTATTTTGATGAGTATGTTCCGATTAAGCTTAATGAAACTAGGAATATTACTTTGTCTTTGGGTTTGACTAATGGTGTTGATTATATGGTTTTTAATGATTGGGATAAGTTATTAACACCTGGGTTAAATACAACTATTACAACAATTGATGAGAATGGTGAGTATAAGAATATAACCACTCTTTTAAAAGATAAGTATACGTTTAGTTTCAATTATACTCATGTTAAAGGTGAATATGTTATTTATAGTAATATTTTGAATTTTAAGAGTAGTGCTTTGGTTGATGTGGGTAAAGAATTTGCTGAAATGGATGTATGTTATAATAATATAACATATAATGATGGGAATATAACGTTTCATGTGAAAATCAATGGAAATCTCACCATGCAACCGACTGGGAATATAACTTTGAGATATAATAATAAGAAAGTTATATTGGGTCTGAAAGATTCTGAGTGCAGTTTTACTATTCCTGATGTATTAAAACCTAATAATTATACTATGTGGATTGATTATGGTGGTGATGGTGAGTATTTTAAAATATTGAAGCGGTGTTTTGTTTTTTCTGTGTATAAGATACCTACTAATATTAGTGTAGTTGCTCCTGAAGTTAAATATGGTGAAGAGGGTCAGATAATTATTACTATTTCACCGGGTTCTGCGAAATTAAATGGTAAGTTATATGTTAATGGACATTTTGCTAAAGATGCCAGTACTCAGTCTATGAGGATTTTAAAAATTAGGAGAAATGTTGGTGTGTATAATATTAGTGTGGTTTTTGATAGTGATGAGTATTATGAGGGTGGTGTTGCATATACTACTTTTATTGTGAGTAAATGGAAAACCAATTTAACTTTAAATGTTGAGGATATTGGTGCTGGTGAGGATGCAATTATTAATCTTACAATTGATCCAGGGGATGTTCGCGGGGAGGCAAAATTATCTATTAATGGTGAGAATATTACAGTTTTCATTAACAATACTGTGACTCCGATTACTATTACTAATCTTAGTAATGGTACATATCATGTTAGTGTTTTTTATCCTGGTGATGAAAAATATGATCAATCTAGTGCCAGTGCTACTTTTACTGTTTCTATGAGGACTACTGCTTTGTCAGTGTTTATTAGTAATGATGATTTGACTGGTAATGTTTTTGTTAAAACAGATTATGTTGATTGTACTGGTGAGGTGAGATTGTATATTAATAATGATATGTTGATTATGAATTTGACTAATGGGTCATGTAATTTTTCTGTTAAATTCAAGAGAGGTGTGAATTATATTTATGTGCATTATGGTGGGGATAGTCATTATTCCTATGCTTCTTGGAATGTGACAACTTTTATTGAAGGAAAGGCTGTTATCAATTGTAGTTGTTTGGATATTAATGAGCATGAGGTGGGTTATTATATTATTGGTTTATTTGATAGTGAGGGTAATCCTTATGAACATGCTAATTTAACTGTTTTATTCCAGAATCGAACAATATATTTAACTACTGATGTAAATGGTATTGCTAAATTGCCGGTTGTTACTAGTGTAGGTAAGTATGATGTGACTGTTATTTATAAGAATATAACTAAATTTGATGTGATTACAGTAAAGCCTGCGGTTATGAATGTTAATATTGAGGATGTTATTTTTGGTGTGAGTGAAACGATTATTGTAACATTGCCGGTTGATGCAACTGGTAATATTACTTTTAAAATAGATGGTGTTGTAATTAATAAGGCATTGGTGAATGGTAGGGTGAATGTTTCAATTTCTGATTTGAGTTTAGGTGAGCATGATTTGGTAATATGTTATGGTGGGGATTGTAAGTATACGAATCAGACTGTGAGTACTAAGTTTAGTATTAAATCTCATTTGTCTCAGATTGTGGTATCTGCATCTGAGTTTATTAGTTATGGTGAGGATATTGTGGTGAGAGCAACTGTTACGTCTGGTGCGAGTGGTACTGTGGTGTTTACTTTAAATAATCAGGTTAAAATATTGAATTTAACTGGTAATCAGGTAAGTGCTGTGTTTAGGAATATTCCTGCTGGTGAATATCTTTTAAGTGCAAAGTATAATGGTGATGAAATTTATCAGGGTTCAACAAATGCTGTTAAGGTTAATGTTAAAAAAGCAAAGCCTTCATTGATGGTTAATACTAGTTCTTTGGTGTTGAATAAAAATATTCGTATTGATGCTTTTTTAAATGTTGATGCTAAAGGTAATGTTACTTTTCATATTCAGGGTCAGTATTCGCCAAGAAATAAAACAGTGAGTGGTGGTGTTAGTTCATGGTTGATCAGTCCGTTAGGTAAAGGTTCTTATAATTTAATTGTTACTTATTGTGGTGATGATAATTATGAATCAGAAACAATATCTAAAATTCTTATTTTGAATCAGATTGAAAGTGTATTGAAAGTGAGTATTGCCAGTATTAATGAGGATGATGATTTGATGGTTCATGTGAATTTAGTTGATGGGTATAATCGTAAAATAACTGGTGATGTTGTTCTTGAGATTAATGGTATTATTTATAAGGTTGTTGTTGTAAATGGTGTGGGTTTTAGGAATCTTGGTGAGTTTAAAAATGGTTTTTATAATTTCACTGCTACTTATCAGGGGTCTGATTCTAATGCAATGGCAATGGCTGCTGGTAATTTTAATGTTAAGTTGGATAATTATAGGATTTTTGGAAATAAGGATGTTATTCAGTATTATGGTGGGTATAAGAATTATAAACTGCGTATATTGAATAATAATGTTCCGGTTAAAAATGCAATTGTCACTATTAAAATAAACAAAAGAAGTGTTAAAGTGAAAAGTGATGGTAATGGTTATGTTAATTTAAGGCTTGAATTAAAAGTGGGTAAGTATATGATAACTGCTATTTATAAAGGTGTTAGGGTTAAAAATAAAATAATAGTTAAGCCAACGTTAATAACTAAGAATAAGGTTGTGAGGAAAGGTAAAACTTTAATTTATTCTGCGAAATTGTTGGATAAGAAGGGTGTGAAGCTTAAATATAAGAGGGTTGTTTTTAAGTTTAAAGGTAGGAAATATGTGGTTAGGACAAATAATTTTGGTGTTGCGAAAATTAAATTGGGTAGTTTGAAAGTGGGTAAGTATAAAATCAAAACATTTTACGGTGGGGTTAAAAACACTAATGTCATAAAAGTTAAAAAATAA